Proteins encoded by one window of Candidatus Marsarchaeota archaeon:
- a CDS encoding glycosyltransferase family 39 protein, with translation MPAKSNNENRKRNGKELRRDIITIALLALLLVSARLYFYTGPVFSNTQDEGIYLNMFSSAVSSHNAISFAAYRNANFSDVTNALFNPVQMFEFYDGFVMPEIALQKLVGFSAAASIAYVMLFSVIELVFIFLILRKISGYRAAVIGGLLLAFLPIDVLFSTQVQPLIPAVAMMAAATYFLVLSIEEKRSMQRRKYLFVLLSAIFIGLGYLINPVSLFLLFFEAIYFLAEALHKSRQAAISIALLLTGFVLAYSIMGFVYLAQSGNFLLYPAVESHIYEYQLYTQSIVRYNAGPVSFSYVTGSPLFYIPIIFNFLDVGITGKVYPLYYFSLMAYAFVAFIPIGIKYRIRYTSFFGAMALLYYIFMNMPTKFLYANGHLSFLMISMQPYISTVLELPIIIVVSLGISKFLGTKRSRIGAYALLALMIAANVLFLAHDTSFYSASVSTLHSFIAFVKQNPNAEFYANPIFAGEVNIMTGSKYSLVMLPSNCTSAFLSNVAANATTKEYFVGGGTIAFALSPQIENATTSCLASYSGIALVKEYKNPFSAYSNEAPPLMIYEAK, from the coding sequence TTGCCAGCCAAAAGCAACAACGAAAACCGCAAACGCAACGGCAAGGAGCTCAGAAGGGACATAATAACCATAGCCCTGCTTGCTCTGCTGCTCGTTTCGGCACGTCTATATTTCTATACCGGCCCTGTGTTCAGCAACACCCAGGACGAGGGCATCTATCTAAACATGTTTTCAAGCGCAGTATCATCCCACAATGCAATAAGCTTTGCAGCTTACAGAAATGCAAACTTTTCAGACGTCACAAATGCGCTGTTCAATCCGGTGCAGATGTTTGAATTTTATGACGGGTTCGTCATGCCTGAAATAGCGCTCCAAAAGCTTGTCGGCTTTTCCGCGGCTGCAAGCATTGCATACGTGATGCTCTTTTCCGTAATTGAATTGGTATTCATATTCCTAATATTGAGGAAGATCTCTGGGTATCGTGCAGCTGTCATCGGAGGCCTGCTTCTGGCCTTCCTGCCCATAGACGTACTGTTTTCCACACAGGTACAGCCCCTAATCCCCGCAGTCGCGATGATGGCTGCAGCTACATACTTTCTTGTGCTGTCAATTGAAGAAAAGCGCTCAATGCAAAGGCGCAAATACCTGTTCGTATTGCTAAGCGCAATATTCATAGGCCTGGGCTACCTGATAAATCCTGTCAGCCTGTTTCTGCTGTTTTTCGAGGCCATATACTTCTTGGCCGAAGCACTGCACAAATCAAGGCAGGCAGCCATAAGCATTGCGCTGTTGCTCACAGGATTCGTATTGGCATATTCGATAATGGGCTTTGTATATCTTGCGCAGTCCGGAAATTTCCTGCTCTACCCTGCGGTAGAATCCCACATATACGAATACCAGCTTTACACCCAAAGCATAGTAAGATACAATGCCGGCCCTGTAAGCTTTTCCTACGTCACAGGCAGCCCGCTTTTTTACATACCTATAATATTCAATTTTCTCGATGTAGGCATAACCGGCAAGGTTTACCCGCTGTATTATTTTTCCCTGATGGCGTACGCCTTTGTTGCCTTTATACCAATAGGCATCAAATACAGGATAAGATACACGTCGTTTTTCGGGGCAATGGCGCTCCTTTATTACATATTCATGAACATGCCTACAAAATTCCTATACGCAAACGGCCACCTGTCATTTCTAATGATAAGCATGCAGCCCTACATAAGCACTGTGCTGGAGCTGCCAATCATAATAGTGGTTAGCCTTGGCATAAGCAAATTCCTTGGAACAAAGAGATCCAGGATCGGAGCATACGCCCTTTTGGCGCTGATGATAGCGGCAAACGTGCTATTCTTAGCGCATGACACTAGCTTTTATTCGGCTTCGGTATCCACATTGCATTCTTTTATAGCATTCGTAAAGCAGAACCCTAATGCAGAGTTTTATGCCAACCCTATTTTTGCGGGTGAGGTGAACATCATGACAGGGTCTAAATATTCATTGGTCATGCTGCCATCAAACTGCACAAGCGCATTTCTAAGCAATGTGGCAGCCAATGCGACTACCAAAGAGTATTTCGTAGGAGGCGGAACAATAGCCTTCGCGCTAAGCCCGCAGATAGAAAACGCCACTACCTCATGCCTTGCATCATATAGCGGCATAGCGCTCGTGAAAGAATACAAAAACCCTTTCTCTGCATACAGCAATGAAGCCCCGCCGCTTATGATATACGAAGCTAAATAG
- a CDS encoding glycosyltransferase has product MHVFIIMPAKNEQNRIGNALEDYKSLQHAYGSLTLVVVTDSEQDPTNNTVAKFNENYADLRLLAGRSHGKGGAIIQGFKSVINEASDGDIIGFVDADDAVRAGQIIKVINEIASGNAACAVGSRKCKGVNAAGIPFSRRAMSTLYATLVRYMFGIKIKDMQCGCKFVTANALRAVIERLAIEDVVFDLNMLYELSKAGKPIREVCIDYVNVKGGISPRVFLMLKTTIEYRIFGYAHFAKRT; this is encoded by the coding sequence TTGCATGTTTTTATAATAATGCCAGCAAAAAACGAGCAGAACAGAATAGGCAATGCCTTAGAGGACTACAAAAGCCTGCAGCATGCGTATGGCAGCCTTACCTTGGTGGTGGTAACCGATTCGGAGCAAGATCCTACTAATAATACTGTAGCAAAGTTCAATGAAAATTACGCCGACTTGCGGCTTTTGGCAGGCAGGAGCCATGGCAAGGGCGGAGCCATAATCCAAGGATTCAAGTCCGTAATTAACGAAGCCAGCGATGGGGATATAATCGGCTTTGTGGATGCCGACGATGCAGTGCGCGCCGGCCAGATAATCAAGGTGATAAACGAAATAGCAAGCGGCAATGCAGCCTGTGCAGTGGGCTCGCGCAAATGCAAAGGCGTTAATGCTGCTGGCATACCTTTCTCGCGCAGGGCAATGAGCACACTGTATGCAACCCTTGTGCGCTACATGTTTGGCATCAAGATAAAAGACATGCAATGCGGCTGCAAATTTGTAACGGCCAACGCCCTCAGGGCTGTGATTGAAAGGCTTGCCATAGAGGATGTGGTGTTCGACCTCAATATGCTTTACGAACTCAGCAAGGCCGGAAAACCAATAAGGGAGGTGTGCATAGATTACGTCAACGTAAAAGGAGGCATAAGCCCGAGGGTTTTTCTGATGCTGAAGACGACCATAGAATACAGGATATTCGGCTACGCACATTTTGCTAAGCGCACATAA
- a CDS encoding AAA family ATPase, whose amino-acid sequence MKLVLLYGPPGVGKLTVAKALSAITGYRIYHNHIAVEAILPVFDYGTKEYNELVAIYRMELLKRAINSSMKGLIATFVYAPGIDDRYIKRLIRHAASHSSKICFVKLTCDKKELYRRVSDQSRREFSKIKSKKALKRMLEKYDIDAAISYVDNMIIDNTRIGPKKVAALIKEHYKL is encoded by the coding sequence ATGAAACTAGTGCTGCTTTACGGTCCTCCTGGCGTGGGCAAGCTGACAGTAGCAAAGGCGCTGTCCGCGATTACAGGCTACAGAATATACCACAACCATATTGCAGTGGAGGCGATCCTGCCGGTGTTTGATTATGGCACAAAGGAATACAACGAGCTTGTAGCCATATACAGGATGGAATTGCTGAAGAGGGCAATAAACTCAAGCATGAAAGGCCTCATTGCGACTTTTGTCTACGCACCAGGCATTGATGACAGGTACATAAAGCGCCTGATAAGGCATGCGGCATCGCACTCCAGCAAAATCTGCTTTGTCAAGCTGACATGCGACAAGAAAGAGCTGTACAGAAGGGTCAGTGACCAGTCAAGGCGCGAATTCAGCAAGATAAAGTCCAAGAAAGCGTTAAAGCGAATGCTTGAAAAGTATGACATAGACGCAGCAATAAGCTATGTGGACAACATGATAATAGACAATACGCGCATAGGCCCGAAGAAGGTTGCAGCCTTAATAAAGGAGCATTACAAGCTCTGA
- a CDS encoding ferritin gives MPRYEIAEDLSEGVKDLSRARQSLIEEVEAMMFYDERADATKDKDLKLVMEHNRDDEKEHAALLLEWIRRHDKAMDKELKEILFSKKELKGLGD, from the coding sequence ATGCCTAGGTACGAAATAGCTGAGGATTTGAGTGAAGGAGTAAAAGATTTGAGCAGGGCAAGGCAATCCTTAATAGAAGAAGTCGAAGCGATGATGTTTTATGATGAGAGGGCCGATGCAACCAAGGACAAAGATCTCAAATTGGTTATGGAGCACAATCGCGATGACGAGAAGGAGCATGCAGCGCTGCTGCTAGAGTGGATAAGAAGGCATGACAAGGCAATGGACAAAGAGCTAAAGGAAATACTCTTTTCAAAGAAAGAGCTCAAGGGATTGGGCGATTGA
- a CDS encoding type II toxin-antitoxin system VapC family toxin encodes MSEAESLYTSTLCAYEVLLGEKYNEAKGLKSSYIQVSLFFTQIETMALSYDDVIKASEIAAKLISKGKKVDDIDILISAQALKIGATVLTKDFRHFEILGEETGLLIDRV; translated from the coding sequence ATGAGCGAAGCAGAATCGTTATACACAAGCACCTTATGCGCATACGAGGTTTTGCTTGGCGAAAAATATAACGAAGCCAAAGGCTTAAAGTCTTCTTACATACAGGTTTCGCTTTTCTTCACGCAAATTGAAACAATGGCTCTCTCTTATGATGATGTAATCAAAGCGTCTGAAATAGCCGCAAAGCTCATCAGCAAGGGCAAGAAAGTAGATGATATTGACATACTTATATCTGCGCAAGCGCTAAAGATAGGTGCGACAGTACTTACAAAGGATTTCAGGCATTTTGAAATTCTTGGCGAGGAGACAGGCTTGCTTATAGATAGGGTTTGA
- a CDS encoding antitoxin VapB family protein, producing MKTIMLSDEAYKKLASIKGSKSFTKLVLELVDKVKGVKLADLDKFFGIIRSDEARSLQMHAAKIRRRFKVRV from the coding sequence ATGAAGACAATCATGCTAAGCGACGAGGCGTACAAGAAGCTTGCTTCGATAAAAGGTTCCAAAAGTTTCACCAAGCTCGTTTTAGAGCTTGTTGATAAAGTCAAAGGCGTAAAGCTTGCGGACCTGGATAAATTTTTTGGAATAATCCGTAGCGATGAGGCTAGATCGCTTCAGATGCATGCAGCTAAGATCAGGAGGCGCTTCAAGGTGAGGGTCTGA
- a CDS encoding DUF2075 domain-containing protein, whose translation MKLYEGLTNDFIDEALHGTIADKLKLSYENYYLRSPSPGEVNSWRNSLRVLKDVLEHYSLRDNGIVIEYELPYSTKRLDCMLFGNSRDGTSNAIIIELKQWETVKDSDIQDNIITFVGGRERLEAHPSVQVREYHLYVKDFVSVFNRDESIRLESCSYCHNYSKFQTNPVLLSPKFDTVLKEFPLFTKEDFDKLGEYLKEKLSAGNGLELLNRFSNSDIRPSKKLLEHTSKTIKGEKIFHLIDEQLVAYNTILDRAKKLTKSSKKSVIIVKGGPGTGKSVIALNVIAELLSKNKDLSIFHATGSAAFTTTLRKIVGIRAAKLFKYFNSFSSKMVKENEIDVLVCDEAHRIRKTSNSRYTKSIYRSDMPQIDELIRAAKLTIFFIDDLQVVRPDEIGSTKLIKETADKFGAETFDFELKTQFRCNGSDGYMNWIDNTLDIRETDHTYLTKNEKMDFRIFDSPVELYEAIKAKNAEKQNSARLVAGFCWPWSDPNPDGTLKKDVVIGKDFKMTWEAKNNAAKLAPGIPKASLWAYDPNGINQIGSIYTIQGFEFEYVGVIFGPDLVYDPVEKRWIGNPKASADPQLKKKGIDFTKYVKNIYRVLLTRGMLGCYVYFMDKNTEDFFKSRIQL comes from the coding sequence ATGAAATTATACGAGGGATTGACTAACGACTTTATAGATGAAGCATTACATGGCACAATTGCCGACAAGTTAAAACTTTCTTACGAAAATTATTATTTACGAAGTCCGAGCCCAGGAGAAGTAAACTCTTGGAGGAATTCTCTCAGAGTGCTTAAGGATGTGTTGGAACATTATTCGCTCAGAGATAACGGAATTGTAATAGAGTATGAACTGCCATATAGTACTAAGCGCTTAGATTGTATGTTATTCGGAAATTCTAGAGATGGTACAAGCAATGCAATCATAATAGAACTTAAACAATGGGAAACCGTTAAGGACAGTGATATACAAGATAATATAATTACATTTGTCGGAGGGAGAGAACGACTTGAAGCACATCCGTCTGTGCAAGTTAGAGAATATCATCTATATGTAAAAGACTTTGTATCAGTATTCAATCGTGATGAAAGTATTAGATTAGAATCTTGTAGCTATTGTCATAATTACTCAAAATTTCAGACAAACCCAGTTCTACTATCTCCGAAGTTCGATACGGTATTAAAAGAATTTCCTTTATTTACAAAAGAAGATTTTGATAAGCTAGGCGAGTACTTAAAAGAAAAATTGTCTGCTGGAAATGGGTTGGAACTTCTTAACCGATTTTCAAATAGCGATATAAGGCCCAGTAAGAAGTTACTAGAGCACACAAGTAAAACAATAAAGGGGGAAAAAATATTTCATCTAATAGATGAGCAGCTGGTGGCTTATAACACGATTTTGGATAGGGCGAAAAAGCTTACAAAATCAAGTAAGAAATCTGTAATAATAGTTAAAGGGGGTCCAGGTACTGGCAAATCAGTTATTGCATTGAATGTAATTGCTGAACTTCTATCTAAAAATAAGGATTTATCAATATTTCATGCTACTGGATCCGCTGCATTCACAACAACACTTAGAAAAATAGTTGGCATAAGAGCAGCAAAGTTATTCAAATACTTTAATAGTTTCTCTTCTAAGATGGTAAAAGAAAATGAGATAGACGTGCTAGTCTGTGACGAAGCGCACCGCATACGAAAAACAAGCAATTCTAGGTATACAAAATCCATTTATAGATCTGATATGCCACAAATAGATGAACTCATAAGGGCTGCAAAATTGACCATCTTCTTCATAGACGACCTTCAGGTAGTTAGGCCAGACGAGATAGGCAGTACCAAATTGATAAAGGAAACTGCTGATAAATTTGGCGCAGAAACCTTTGATTTCGAGCTAAAAACACAATTCAGGTGTAATGGTTCTGATGGATATATGAACTGGATTGATAACACATTAGACATACGCGAAACGGATCATACCTATCTTACAAAGAATGAAAAAATGGACTTTAGAATATTTGACAGCCCTGTTGAACTATACGAGGCAATAAAAGCTAAAAACGCAGAAAAGCAAAACTCTGCTAGATTAGTCGCAGGATTTTGCTGGCCCTGGAGCGATCCAAATCCTGACGGAACACTCAAAAAAGACGTTGTAATAGGAAAAGATTTTAAGATGACTTGGGAAGCAAAGAACAATGCGGCAAAATTAGCTCCGGGAATACCAAAAGCATCGCTCTGGGCTTATGATCCTAATGGCATAAATCAGATTGGTAGTATTTATACTATTCAAGGATTTGAGTTTGAATATGTTGGAGTTATATTTGGTCCTGATCTAGTTTATGATCCAGTTGAAAAGAGATGGATAGGTAACCCAAAAGCCTCTGCAGATCCTCAATTGAAGAAGAAGGGCATAGACTTCACCAAATATGTTAAAAATATTTATAGGGTTCTTTTAACGCGTGGAATGCTGGGCTGCTATGTTTATTTCATGGATAAAAACACTGAAGACTTTTTTAAATCTAGAATACAGTTATAG
- a CDS encoding nucleotide pyrophosphohydrolase, with protein sequence MGLDERMRDDSTTIKELKGKVQKFCEERDWDQFHNPKDLAIGVSTEASELLDIFRFKREGDIKEIMSNSSKRQMIGEELADVLYFLLRFAQMNKFDLSSELEKKIKKNAVKYPIKKAKGSNKKYNEL encoded by the coding sequence ATGGGCTTAGATGAGAGAATGAGAGATGATTCAACGACTATAAAGGAGCTGAAGGGCAAAGTGCAAAAGTTTTGCGAAGAGCGCGATTGGGACCAGTTTCATAATCCCAAAGACCTTGCGATAGGTGTATCAACGGAGGCTAGTGAACTTTTAGATATCTTCAGATTTAAAAGAGAAGGCGATATTAAAGAGATAATGTCAAATTCCAGTAAGCGCCAGATGATAGGCGAAGAACTTGCGGACGTCTTGTATTTTCTATTAAGATTTGCCCAAATGAACAAGTTCGATTTATCTAGCGAACTCGAAAAGAAAATAAAGAAAAACGCGGTAAAGTATCCTATAAAGAAAGCTAAAGGTTCAAATAAGAAATATAATGAGTTGTGA
- a CDS encoding ASCH domain-containing protein translates to MMHEMSLNPAPFEKIKNGKKSIEIRLYDEKRRGVKIGDIIIFSKLPEKTEKIKVEVIGLSIFRSFRDLFSNFEKSKFGHEQDLSIEEQINRQREYYTEEEERQYGVIGIHIKLID, encoded by the coding sequence ATGATGCATGAAATGTCCCTAAATCCTGCACCGTTTGAAAAGATAAAGAATGGGAAAAAATCAATAGAAATTCGCTTATACGATGAAAAAAGAAGAGGCGTAAAGATTGGAGACATTATAATTTTCAGCAAATTGCCGGAAAAAACAGAAAAAATCAAAGTCGAGGTTATAGGGCTGTCTATTTTCAGGTCTTTCCGTGACCTTTTCTCAAACTTCGAAAAGTCAAAGTTCGGGCATGAACAGGATTTAAGCATTGAAGAGCAGATCAATCGGCAGAGGGAATACTATACTGAGGAGGAAGAACGGCAGTATGGAGTAATAGGCATACATATCAAACTCATTGACTAA
- a CDS encoding oligosaccharide flippase family protein: MEYQEGTAEVRELGSKALRSGSFFISSKIISAVVTLLLLIFLARYLKPVDYGIYTIVIALYTLLGMGGNFGMGTALRKKLSEKEVGRERKKELVSNGFAIAGIISLIIMLIGIAISGVLASTVYHNTSMYYPIIIAAVCVLLSVLFNLSVAVLVGLGSTRHSSIANIVYAISQAIFVVALVLLGYGVLGAVAGLAISLLIGFVYAILNIYGNIGTFVPRFKKAISKELASFSIPVVTSNIAISGTTSLAILLLGVFATTAVVGSYGAAYKLGRFFELIMTSMTFVILPAFSYTLTNESISKRIAGIYNNSVFYAFIFLLPILAYAVATTKPLTRLLFGSAYVGAPLYFAFISVGTVIGLIGSFAGQLIIGNGDTKRFMKYQLVVVVAEVALLAILVPYEKVAGALIAVFAVGPILMDLLYIKALHSQFSIRMEWKRLGRLTLSAIMLFIVLFALTIAMHYSRAAVLVNIIVALLLYPPMLAATKAIEKRNLDFIVESLSKIRQLKKPASIAIRYIGFFIG; this comes from the coding sequence ATGGAGTATCAGGAAGGGACTGCTGAAGTGAGAGAGCTCGGCTCTAAGGCCTTGAGGAGCGGCAGCTTTTTCATTTCAAGCAAGATAATCAGCGCAGTGGTCACCCTGCTATTGCTGATTTTCCTGGCCAGATACCTGAAGCCAGTTGATTACGGAATATACACCATAGTAATAGCGCTTTACACGCTCCTTGGCATGGGCGGCAACTTCGGCATGGGCACTGCGCTCAGGAAAAAGCTGTCAGAAAAGGAGGTAGGCAGGGAAAGAAAGAAGGAGCTCGTGTCTAACGGGTTCGCAATCGCAGGAATAATATCATTAATCATAATGCTGATAGGAATAGCAATAAGCGGAGTGCTTGCCAGCACAGTATACCACAATACGAGCATGTATTACCCAATAATAATAGCTGCTGTGTGCGTGCTGCTTTCGGTTCTTTTCAACCTTTCAGTAGCTGTGCTTGTAGGCTTGGGCTCAACAAGGCACTCTTCAATTGCAAACATAGTCTATGCAATATCGCAGGCAATATTCGTTGTTGCACTGGTACTTCTTGGCTACGGAGTGCTTGGAGCTGTCGCGGGCCTAGCAATAAGCCTTTTGATAGGCTTTGTTTATGCAATCCTTAACATTTATGGAAATATAGGCACTTTCGTGCCTAGATTCAAAAAGGCAATATCCAAGGAATTGGCTTCGTTTTCAATACCTGTAGTTACTTCCAACATAGCCATATCCGGAACAACAAGCCTTGCGATATTGCTGCTTGGAGTGTTCGCCACTACTGCAGTGGTTGGAAGCTATGGGGCAGCATACAAGCTTGGAAGGTTCTTTGAGCTCATAATGACTTCCATGACATTCGTGATACTTCCCGCATTCTCCTATACGCTAACCAACGAATCCATAAGCAAGAGGATTGCAGGAATCTACAACAACAGCGTGTTCTACGCTTTCATCTTCCTCCTGCCGATACTCGCTTACGCTGTAGCGACAACAAAGCCCTTGACAAGGCTTCTTTTCGGAAGCGCATACGTTGGAGCGCCTTTGTACTTCGCCTTCATATCGGTAGGCACAGTAATAGGGCTGATAGGCAGCTTTGCGGGCCAGCTCATAATAGGCAACGGCGATACAAAGAGGTTCATGAAATACCAGCTAGTAGTAGTGGTTGCAGAGGTAGCCCTTCTGGCAATACTTGTGCCATATGAAAAGGTTGCAGGAGCGCTTATTGCAGTATTCGCCGTCGGCCCGATATTGATGGACCTGCTCTACATAAAGGCCCTGCACAGCCAGTTTTCCATAAGAATGGAGTGGAAAAGGCTTGGAAGGCTGACACTATCTGCAATTATGCTTTTCATAGTGCTTTTCGCGTTGACCATTGCAATGCATTACAGCAGGGCAGCTGTGCTTGTAAACATAATAGTTGCATTGCTTCTATATCCGCCGATGCTTGCAGCTACAAAGGCGATAGAAAAGAGGAACCTGGATTTCATAGTAGAGTCACTGTCCAAGATAAGGCAGCTGAAGAAGCCGGCTTCGATAGCCATAAGGTACATTGGCTTTTTCATAGGCTAA
- a CDS encoding asparagine--tRNA ligase, with the protein MRELYIPNKNHTIGYSGNKIYKPMKQISNAIEKAELYKRIEEFRTTKKWEHIARINQTIALSVNEYFNKLGSAFTLLPLTTRMISSPAALYGKGHIDYTSDTVPVKLKWFNLKKDIFLSESSQIYLELHLINENLNSVYSIYNSFRKEKSDATHLSEFHHIEFEGKISQKENIRVMTKLIFNTIKKLLNNNIEDLSYFLYDEDIEDLKKLSNSTKIKEITFDQALDVLYTSTKNPKYKKFTTKYFGSWEEVKLTKELDNMVIISEFPLYEVAFYHAPIIDNKNREVADNSDFIWPYYREFAGSGHRVRNMSELLIKAKKFNLPREDYKYYIQSRSSLTYKETSGFGIGWERMLQGLLKMPYIHSVATFPRVHNTLYP; encoded by the coding sequence ATGAGAGAATTATATATACCAAACAAAAACCACACTATAGGGTATTCAGGCAACAAAATATACAAACCCATGAAACAAATTTCTAATGCTATCGAAAAAGCAGAATTATACAAAAGAATCGAAGAATTTAGGACAACTAAAAAATGGGAGCATATAGCAAGAATAAATCAAACTATCGCACTTTCAGTAAATGAATATTTCAATAAGCTCGGTTCCGCATTTACTCTCTTGCCTTTGACTACTAGGATGATATCTTCTCCAGCCGCATTATACGGCAAAGGGCACATAGACTATACTAGCGACACTGTCCCGGTAAAGTTAAAATGGTTTAATTTAAAAAAAGACATATTTTTATCTGAATCTTCTCAAATCTATCTAGAACTACACCTAATAAATGAAAATTTAAATTCTGTCTACTCAATATACAATTCTTTCAGAAAAGAGAAATCAGATGCTACACACTTAAGCGAATTCCACCACATCGAATTTGAAGGTAAAATTTCGCAAAAGGAAAACATAAGGGTAATGACCAAACTTATCTTTAATACTATAAAGAAATTATTGAATAATAATATTGAAGATTTATCCTACTTTTTATATGATGAGGATATAGAAGATTTAAAAAAATTGTCAAATTCAACAAAAATAAAAGAAATAACTTTTGATCAAGCTTTAGATGTGCTTTACACGTCTACCAAAAACCCAAAATATAAAAAATTCACTACAAAATATTTTGGCTCATGGGAAGAAGTAAAACTTACTAAAGAACTGGATAATATGGTAATAATTTCAGAGTTCCCATTGTATGAAGTGGCATTTTACCATGCCCCAATAATAGACAATAAAAATCGCGAGGTCGCAGACAACTCAGATTTCATCTGGCCATATTATCGTGAATTTGCAGGAAGCGGGCATAGGGTTAGAAATATGTCAGAACTGCTAATCAAAGCTAAAAAATTCAATCTTCCAAGAGAAGATTATAAATATTATATACAGTCTAGAAGTTCACTAACATATAAAGAAACATCTGGATTCGGTATCGGATGGGAGCGCATGCTGCAAGGATTGCTTAAGATGCCTTATATACATTCTGTGGCTACATTCCCTAGGGTACATAATACACTTTATCCTTGA
- a CDS encoding class I SAM-dependent methyltransferase yields MANEIENLYQIYPWLKINHSVEEYIEPRYYNRLLKDYIFEGKSDINIFKNFLNGIDKNKPIKALELGCGSGRATEVFINYSKNKNFDLKLVDLSKNMLDFSKRRFQDSGNIQFIKSDSIDFIKRTTQVYDLIFSLWSFSHSVHQNLIKKGMPEGKVYVKNVLKKMVKTNMADNSKFFLIHFDSLSEEQKILMRQWRKAFPIYKEIRFQSPSKRLIDEAFKELKNEGIIKLKTKHIVGKAIHYTSFGEALEIFFNFHMESYFNKSPLLPEMINELKEYFTKFANSKNEIKIKPGCFVYEVEKYG; encoded by the coding sequence TTGGCCAACGAAATAGAAAATTTATATCAAATATACCCATGGCTTAAAATTAATCATAGCGTTGAGGAGTACATAGAACCTCGCTATTATAACAGGTTACTTAAGGATTATATATTCGAAGGCAAAAGCGACATAAATATTTTCAAAAATTTTCTGAATGGTATTGATAAAAATAAACCTATCAAGGCTTTGGAACTCGGATGCGGTTCCGGGAGAGCCACAGAAGTATTCATAAACTATTCAAAAAATAAAAATTTTGATTTGAAATTAGTTGATTTAAGTAAAAATATGCTGGATTTTTCCAAGCGGAGATTTCAAGATTCCGGAAATATACAGTTCATAAAATCTGATTCTATAGATTTCATAAAAAGAACTACGCAGGTATACGACTTAATATTCAGTCTATGGAGCTTTTCGCATTCTGTGCACCAGAACCTTATAAAAAAAGGCATGCCAGAAGGAAAAGTTTATGTCAAAAACGTTCTTAAAAAAATGGTAAAAACTAATATGGCTGATAATTCCAAATTTTTTCTTATACATTTCGATTCGCTTTCCGAAGAGCAGAAAATATTAATGAGGCAATGGAGAAAAGCATTTCCGATATATAAAGAAATCAGGTTTCAAAGCCCGTCAAAACGCCTAATAGATGAGGCATTCAAAGAACTAAAAAATGAAGGCATTATAAAACTTAAAACAAAGCACATTGTAGGAAAAGCCATACACTATACGTCATTCGGCGAAGCTTTGGAAATATTTTTTAATTTCCACATGGAGTCTTATTTTAACAAAAGCCCATTGCTTCCTGAAATGATCAACGAGCTAAAGGAGTATTTTACAAAATTTGCTAATAGTAAAAACGAAATCAAAATCAAGCCAGGCTGTTTCGTATATGAGGTTGAAAAATATGGCTGA